CCGTGCGGACCCTGACGGAGTCCACCGGCGAGCAGCGCCAGGAGATAGCCCGGCAGGCCCGGGCGCTGGATGAGACGCGGGTGACGGCGGAGCAGATCCGCCAGACGTCGCTCGTCGCCTCCGCGCAGGCCGCGCGGGTGCTGGAGGCCACGCAGCAGGCCGGGGACGTGGGCGCGGCGGTGGAGGAGGCCATCACCCGGAGCGTGGAGGGGCTGGCGGACCTGCGCGCGCAGACGACGGACCTCTCCGAGCGCATCCAGGGGCTCGCGGCCTACACGGAGCGCATCGCGGGCATCACCCGGACGGTGCAGGACCTGGCGGACCAGTCCAATGTGCTCGCCATCAACGCGGCCATCGAGGCGGCGAGGGCAGGGGACGTGGGCCGGGGCTTCGCGGTGGTGGCGCGGGAGATTCGCGGCCTCGCGTCCCAGTCCGTGGCGGCCACGCAGCAGGTGCGCGCGGTGCTGGATGAAACGCGCTCGCGCATCCAGGGGGTGGTGGACCTCACCCGCCAGGGCGGCGAACGGATGGGCCGGGGCATCGAGACCATCCGCGCCTCCGGCGAACGGCTGGGCATGCTGTCCGGGCTGGTGAAGGGCAACGCGGACGCCGTCCGCCAGATTTCGGCGTCGGTGAGCCAGCAGTCCGCGGGCGTGTCGCAGATCTTCACCGCCGTGTCGGACCTGACGGCGCTGATGCAGGCCTCGGTGGCCCGCGTGGAGGCCACCCACACGGCGGCGGACCGCCTCCAGCAGGTCACCACCCAGGTCCACGGCGTCATCGCGCTGTATCAAGACAGGACCTGAACGGTCACCGACACGCGGCCCGTCATGGAGTACATGGAGGCCATGAACTCCAGACTCCGTCGTTTTCTGTCGTTTTCCTCGGTTCCCCTCCTCCTGAGCTGCGGCGCTGCCGCGGTGTCGGACACGCCGGCCGCGGCGCTGGCCGTGCAGACGCAGGAGCTGGCCTCGGGCACGCCCGCGGGCAACGGGGTGGTGCTGTTCCTCAATGACTGGACCACCACGTACGCCGTGCTGGACACGCAGGTGCCGCTCAACGCGCAGGCGGCGCAGAGCATCATCACCTGGCGCAACGGGCCGGACGGCCTCGCGCACACGGGGGACGACCGGCGCTTCGTCTCCATCGAGCAGGTGGATGACCTCCTGTACGTGGGGCCCGCGGCGCTGAGCGCGCTGGAGACGTACGCCCGGGGCACGGGCCGGGTGGAGCTGCCGGTGGACGGCTGGGTGGGCACGTTCCACGGCGTGTCCTTCAACGTCGCGGAGGCGCGGCGGGCGCTGGCGGTAGTGAACACGCAGTCCGCGGCGGCGTTGCAGGCGACGTACAACGTGCCCGCGGCGGCGGCGAACGCGATGGTGGCGGCGCGGCCGTTCTACGACATCCTGAAGCTGGGCCGGCTGCCGGGCGTGGACGCGACGGCGCTCCAGAACCTCAAGACGGCCACCCAGCAGGGCGCGGAGGGCGACCCGTGCACGGGCGCCGCGACGTGCGGGCCCGCGCTGGAGTGCGAGGGCATCCCGTACGACAACTCCAGCCCCTACGGCCGCTGTGTGACGGCGGTGAGCACCCCGGGGGACGGCGCGTCGTGCTCGCGCTTCGTGCCGTGTCAGGACGGGCTGGCGTGCCACGGCCTGGACTCGGGCGCGACGGAGGGCTGGTGCCGGCCGGCGTGGATGTCCGGCGAGTTCACCGCGTACGCGGACCTGACGCTGCAGGGGAACACGACGCCGCAGACGTCGACGCAGCCGGTGGTGGGGCTGGCGACGGTGCCGGAGGACATCACGGTGGAGCTGGACCTGGCGCACAACAACCCGTCCCGGCTGGTGCTGACGCTGGAGGATCCGGGTGGGGAGACGGCGCTCCTGTGGGACGGCCCCAACGAGGGCACGCCCCCCAAGCGCATCCCGGTGACGCGCGGCATCCCGCGTGACGGCTCCGTCAACGGCCTGTGGAAGCTGCACGTCGTGAACCCGTCGGGCGTGGGCAACGGCAAGCTGCGTGAGTGGAAGCTGAAGCTGACCAGCCGCTGGGACTGACGCCCCGTCCTTCGAGCCCATCGAAGGATGCCTTGACGCCCGCGAGGCCTGTCCTCGCGGGCGTCCGGAGAAACCCGCTGCCCGACCTGCGAGCAAGCCCCATGCACCGCATCCCTCGTCGTTGTGCGTCCGCCATGGCCCTGTCGCTGGCGGGCCTGCTGTCACTCGCTGGCTGCGGGCCGGAAGCCCGCGAGCCCGCCGCGGCTCCTCGCGAATCCACCGGCGGCGTGGCGTCCGCGCTGGCTCTTGGGACTGGCGGAGACACCTCCTGTGTCTGGGGGAGCCCGGACTGCAACCTGTGCATCCCCGACGTGCCGCTTCGCTTCCAGCAGCTGCGGGACCACGGCGAGGTGCTGGGCTTCCATCCCGGGCCGTTCAATCTCAACGTGGCCTACCCGGGCGGCAATCACTGGCAGGGCCTCCAGCGTCTGGCGATGGGCTCGGGCCGCTACCTCGTCGTGTCCAAGCGGGATGACGCCCCCGGGGGCAACGTGGGGCACCTGGTGCACATGTCCACCCGCAACGGGGAGGGACGGCGCTTCCGCTCCAACCGGCTGAGCCCCACCATCCGGCAGCCCGAGGACACCCTGCCACCGGGCGGAGACGTCGCGGTGGCGGCGCTGCCGGTGCTCGACGGCTACCGCCACGGCGGCGGCATGCAGGCGGCGGGCAACCTCCTGGCGCTGCCCATGGAGGAGGGGCCGGGCCCGGGGCGCATCGCCTTGTATGACTACAACGCGTCCCTCACGCCGAGCCCGTTCGCCTATGTCCAGGGCCTCACGTCGAACGCGGGCACGGCCTCGCTCGCGAAGCTGTCGGACGGACACTCCCTGCTCCTGCTCGGGCACTTCGACGCGAAGGCGCTGGAGGTCTTCCGCTCCACGGAGTCCGACATCCGCTCCGCGGCCAACCAGTGGCAGCGCGTGGACCTGTGGGAGGCGTCGGAGCTGCCGCAGGGGGAGTGGGGCGCCTTCCAGAACCTCAACCTCGTGACGGACTGCAATGACTCACAACTCTACCTGGTGGGCACGCGGCTGGGGGGCCTGCGCTGGGGCGCGGTGAGCGACGACTACGCCCACCTGTACCGCGTGCACCTGGATGGCCACATGCGCCTGGAGCACGTCGCCTCCAAGCACCTGTACTGCAGCAATGATGGCTCGCGGCAGTGCAACCTGGACGCGGCCGCCGGCGTGTTCGTGGGCCCCGACCGTAGCCTCATCCTCTACGCCACCGAGCACGCGGATGACGGCCCCTCATCGACGGTGAAGCTGATGGAGTTCCGCGGCATCTGGGCGGACCCGCTCTGCCGCACGGACCTCCAGCGCGCCTACGTCGACTTCTACGACGACTCCGACTTCAGCGACCGGGGCTTCATCTTCGACTCCGAGGACCAGGGGCTGAAGAACTGGGCGCGCTTCGACGACGTCGACGCATTCAACGACAAGGCCTCCGCGGTCCGCTGGTGCATTCCCCCGGGCCAGCGGGTGCGGCTCTACGGCGACTCGAACTACAAGGGCAGCTACAAGGACCTCGTGGGCGACGGCCTGCTCCACGAGGTCAACCTGAACAGCTGGAGCTTCGGCGACAAGGTGTCCTCCGCGCGCTGGCTGGCCTTCTGACAGGGGTATGCTGCTCACCAACCTGAAGGCCGAGGTGAGCCATGCAACCCATCGCAGGAGTCGTCTGGTACGCCATCGGGCGCTTCTATGAAGCGGTCGACGGCAAGGTGCAGGACGTGGGCTATTTCGCGCACCTGGGGGACCTGGAGGGGCCGCTCTTCAACGGTCCACCGGGCGAGGCCCACGCCTTCTTCACCTTCCGCGCGGAGCCCTTCACGCCCCAGCGCCTGAGCAACGGGGACCTCACGGTGTCGCTGGACCCGGTGGGCCGCTTCACCCTGTATTTCAACCCGGAGCCGTGCGGAGACTTCTCCGCGCCGGAGAGCTTCGCGGTGGGCCAGCCCATCGCGACGCTCCAGCGCCTCTCCACGGTGGTAGGGACCGCGGTGGGCCCGCTCTCCAGCAACCTCTTCTCCGCGGTGCTGTGCTCCAGCGAGGACTTCCACTTCCGGGGCCGGACGTGGAACCTGGGGCGCAGCCTGCCCCGGGGCATCACCCAGCTGGGAACAGGCAGCACCGCCCCGCTGCAGCCGCCGCCCGCGGGCTACCGGAGCGTCACGGCCTTCGTCGGCTCGGCGATGGCGCTGGGGGGCGAGGTGCGCGCGCCATGAGCCGCCGTCCAGAGGTGTCCTCCAGCCCCATGCGAATCCCACTCACGCTGTCCGCCCGCACCGCGCTGCTCTTTTCGCTGCTGCTGCTGTGCGCGTGTGCAGGCGGCCCGCCGCAAAGGAGTTCCGTGAACCCCACCAATCCATCCCTCCGCCGAGGCGAGGCGCTGGTGCGCCATGGCGCGGGTCGCGATGAACTCTCGCCGGTTGATCCGGCTCCCTCTGCCCAGGACCTCGGCGCCCAGGCGGGCTTCGGCCGGGCCTGGAAGTCGAGCTCGGTCCGGGCGTCGGTCTACCTTTTCAATAACTACCAGGAAGCGTGTACGGCGGAGGACTGGCTGAAGGCACACGTGCCCGAAGGAATGCAAGGCGATGGAACGGTCAATGGCGACCTGCTCGTGTGGGCGACCGCCGATGCGAAGGACGAAGCCGGCCGGGCCATCATCGAGAATCTGATCGGCTCCTTCGCGGGCGAGGAGTGAACCCGTGAGTCATTGAAGGCCCTTCCGGCTGGCATGCGCCGGGCTGGAGTCCATGGGCAGAGCCGAGGCTGGAGGCAGCCCATGCCCGAAGGATGAACAAGGCGTGAGGGTTCCGTGAACCGGCGCGAGCGAGGCCCGCGTACGATGCTCGCGATCCTGAAAGGCGGACCATGCACCGCATCCTCCTGTCCCTGTTCCTGTCGCTCACGCTCGGCTGTGCCTCGACGACAGCGGGCACCCGGAGTGCATCGCCCTCGCATACCGCTCAAGCGGCTCCGGCGGAGCATGGGCGCCTTCTGTCGCTGAAGGAGATCCTCCAACGCATGGAGGCCTCGTCCGTGAAGTACCAGCTGGGCGAGAAGGACTCCCCGCCGGACGGATGGGCGGACACGCTCTGGCCGCAGCGGGTCGAGCCGCTGCCGTATGCACGAGTCGTGAGGGAGGGGGACTCGGCCATGCTCGCGCCGCCCTACGATGACCCCGAGTCAGAGCGCCTGATCGCGGAGGCCGAGCCGCACTTCCAGGCCAACCGCTTCGACGAGGCCGCGAAGTTGTACGCGCGCGCCACCGAGGCCTGCCCGAAGTGCGTGAACGCCTGGATCTTCCGAGGCGACGCGGCGCTCTTCGCCGGCAAGCCCGAGGAGGCGCTCGGCCACTACCGCAAGGCCGCCGAGCTCAACCCCGACGACTACCGCGGGCACTTCTTCCTGGGACACACGCTGGCGCGACTGGGGCGGCGTGCCGAGGCCCGCGAGGCCTTCGCCTCCGCGCTGGTCCTCAACCCGCGCCTGACCACGCTGCGCAAGCTGCTCGCATCGACTCCCCGGTTCGGGCTCGTCATCACGCCAGACGTGGTGGTGCCGCGTGGCATGGCCGAGCGAACGGAGACCGGCGTGGCGGTGTACTACGACGGCCACTACGGCACAGCGTGGCTCGCGTTCGCTTCGTGCAAGGCGCTGTGGCTGGGGGAGCCCTCGCATCGCAAGGAGATGACGGGCAGTGACAGCGACACCCAATTCACCTCCACCGAGGAGCTTGAATGCCTGAACGCCACGCTCACGGGCTACGAGGTCGCGAAGCAACAGAAGGACGCGGACACGACGACTCCAGACAAGGGCCTGGAGCGCCTCGGGCAGATCGCCGAGGCCGGGATGGCCGACATGCTCGTGCTCTTCGAACTCGCGTCGCGCGTCCATCCACAAGCCACGTTGACGATGAGCGATGACGTGCGCCAGCGGCTGCGCGCCTATGTCCTCGAGTACGTCCTGCTGGAGCGCGACTGAAGTCGATTCATATAAGAATTGACTAATATGAGTGCGGCCTGTAATGACCCTGTGAACGCAGGAGGACCGCACATGCTTCACAAGCTCATTGGCGCCGAGTTCCGCGCATGCGTCGAGCGCGACCACGAAGGCAAGCCGGCCCACGTGGTCGTCGCCCAGCGCGTCTATCCCACCGACGTGGAAGACCTGTGGGACGCGGTCACCAACCCCGAGCGCATCCCGCGCTGGTTCATGCCCATCGAGGGGCAGCTGCAGCAGGGCGGGCGCTACCAGCTCAAGGGGAACGCGGGAGGGACCATCACCCGCTGCGATCGGCCCACGGCGTTTGATCTCACCTGGGAGATGAACGGCGGCATGAGCTGGGTGACCGTCCGCCTGGCACCGGAAGGCAAGGGCACGCGGCTGACGCTCGAGCACATCGTGCACGCCGCGGACGTGGAGCAGTTCTGGAGCCAGTTCGGCCCGGGCGCCACGGGCGTGGGCTGGGACCTGGGCTTCCTGGGGCTGGGCCAGTACCTGGAGACGGGCCGGGACGTGGCCGCGGAGGCCGCGGCCAGCTGGGTCGCCTCCGACGAAGCGAAGGCCTTCATGCGCTCAAGCGCCAGGTCCTGGGCAGACGCCCACGTGGCGGCCGGTGAGGCCCCGGACGTGGCCCGAGGGATGGCCGAGCGCACGGCCGCGTTCTATACAGGAGGCTGATGCACGCCTTCGACGTCCTCGGCGATCCGGTACGCCGCCGCATCCTGGAGCTGCTGGCGGAGGGCGAGCACGCCTCGGGCGAGGTCGTGGCCGTGGTGCAGCGCGAGTTCGGCATCACCCAGTCGGCCGTCTCGCAGCACCTGAAGGTCCTGCGGGACAACGGCTTCGCGACGGTGCGGGTGGATGGCGCCCGGCGCCTCTACGCGGTGGACGCCGCGCCCCTGGCGGAGGTGGATGCCTGGCTGAACCGCTTCCGGGCGTTCTGGACGCCGAAGCTGGATGCCCTGGCCACCGAGGTGGCCCGGGGCAAGAAGAAGCGGGGCGACTGAGAAGCCGGCCCCGCTCGTCTCCGTGGGGCTGTCAGGGGCCGTGGAGGAGGGTGCCCCCGGCTCCGACGATCCAGACGTCGTCCGGTCCCGTGCCCGAAACACCAAACAGCTCCTGGGTCGTCGGCGAGGCCACCTGCGTCCAGCCGTCGCCGTTCCAGTGCATGATCACTCCACTTGAACCCACGGCCCAGACGTCGCTCGGGCTGCTTCCCCAGACGCCGTGGAGGAAGGGGAAGGGCGCCCGCTGCTCCATGACCCGGCCGGACGTGGACGTCCACCGCATGAGCACGCCCGAAGAGCCCACGGCGAAGGCCTCTTTGGCGGAAGAAGCCCAGACCCCCTGGAGGATCGTCGTCGTGGGAGTGGTCAGCTGCTCCCAGTCGGTGTCCTTCCACCGCATGATCATGCTGTCCTGGGCGGCGAAGGCCGTGCCGTCCGCGAGCATGAAGACATCCGACACCGTGGTGTACGGATGGGAAGCGCCCGTGGCGAACTTCGTCCACTGCGAGCCGTCCCAGACGAGCGCCTGGCGCTGGTCCCCCTCCTTGCCGACCGCCATGGCGCTCCGCGCGGACACCGCGGAGACACCCGTGAGCAGGGCCGCCGTCGGGGAGCTGCCGTAAACGGACCAGGTGCCGTTCGTCAGGGACAGGAAGGTGCCGCCCGCGCCCACCGCCCAGCCTCCGCCCTCGGCGAGCGTCACCGAGTAGAGATCCTCGGACGTCGGCGAGCCGGCGGCGCTCCACTGGCTGCCATTCCACCGCAGCACGGTGCCACGGAAGCCCACGGCGTACGCCTCCGTGGGTGACACGACGGCCACGTCCCGCAGGGTCGCCGTGGTGGTGCTCGGCACGAGCCGGAACCCGGTCGTCGTGCCCGCGTCCACGTCGGTGCCCGCGTCAGGGGCCGAGCCCGCGTCCAAGTCGGTGCCCGCGTCCAAGTCGGTGCCCGCGTCCGTGCCCGCGTCGACCTCCGCGCCCGCGTCGGGTACCTCCTGTGCGCAGGCGCCCTCCATGCACACGGTGCCGTCGCCACACGCGACACACGCCTCGCCGAAGGAGCCACAGGCCGAATCCTGGGTGCCTCGGAGGCAGACGCCCCGTTCGTTGACGCAGCCCTCGCACCCTGTCGGGGAATTGCACGCCACCGCCAGGACAGCGCCCACGCTCACGCCCAGGAACAGGGCCAGAAAACTCCGTCGAAATGTCGACATCCGTGACCTCGGAACTCCTGCCCCCGGCCGGTCAGGTGACATCCACCCTAACAGATTCAGCGAGCGCTCCGCTGGTTCCGCACCGGGCGGCCGCCAATGCCCCTGTCTTCGCACTGGACGCGACAGTCCGCCCTCGGCAGCCTTCAACCGGGCTCCCTTCCCCCTGGAGCCCAAGGAGTCCTACGGATGAAGCTCAAGGCGTTCTGCATCGCCGTGTCGCTGTTGGCCGTCCCCGGCGTGGCCGCCGCGCAAAGCCCCTTTGATTCCCTGAAGAAGGCCGCGGGCGACGCCAGCAAGTCCACCGTCGAGAAGCGCGTCAACACGAAGCTGACGGACGAGGGCCGCAAGAACCAGTGCAGCTTCAAGACGGGCACCGCCGAGCTGGCCCCCGGCTGCGACGCGAAGCTCAAGAAGCTCACCAACGCCCTCGTCGACGCGAAGAAGCAGCTCGTCGCCGCCGGGGTCAAGAGCTACAAGTTCGAGGTCTCCGGCCACACCGACTCGACGGGTGACGCCGCGAAGAACAAGTCGCTCAGCGAGCAGCGCGCGGAGACCATCGTCAAGGAACTCGTCGCGCGCGGCATCCCTCGCGGGGAGATCACCGCCGTGGGCTACGGCTCCGAGCGCCCCCTGGTGAAGCCGGACAACACCGAGGCGAAGCGCGCGCAGAACCGCCGCTACGAACTCCAGGTCCGCCTGTAATCCCTCTCACGGATGACGGCGGGCGGCGTCGCTGGCGCCGCCCGCCTCGAAGCCCGAGGCGCCCGACCTGCCAGTCAGGCGGGAATCAGGGGGACACGGGGACGAAGACGTAGCCCACGTCCACGTTGGAGATGGAAGGCAGACAGGCCTGGCTTATCCCGGACATGCGAGCCATCCAGCAGGGCTTGCTGCCCGGCGTGCTGGAGACATCGATGATGGCCTCCTGGGCTCCCGCGGCGAACGTCACCGGATGCCAGGTGGGCGTGAAGTTGATGCTGCATGAGCCGCTGGTGCACACGTGGCAGTCCGTGGCCACCGCATAGGAGATGGCGGCGCTGGAATCGCAACCGGCGCCCAGCACGTCGTCCTTGCGCAAGCGCATGTGGCTGATGGCGCAAGCCGGGTCTGGGGAGATGGGGGAGGGGAACAGCACGCGCGACCTCACCTCGCTGCTCGCTTCGCCCCGGAACTGGAAGACGGCGTCGTTGAAGTCCCGGTCACCGCCGCCGGTGAGCTCCTCGAAGGCCAGGAGCCAGTTCTGCGGCGTGCTACTCGGAGCTCCCAGGCTGACGTGCGGCATGTTGCCGTTGCCCGAGACAGCGACCGTGGAGGCTTCCATGGGGAGCGAGGTGTTTCCGTAGGGCGCCGTGCCGAGGCGGGCCAGGGCCTCGTCCTCCAGCCATCCGCACAGGTTCTGTCCCGTGGAGGCGACCGCGCAAGCCCCGTCGAGCGGGTGGGGGGCCCAGGGGTCGCAGTACTCCGAGGACGCGCACCCGATGTTGCGGGTCGCGACAGGCATCTGGCCCACGGGATCCTGGTCCAGGTTCCACTTCGACTTGGAGAAGAACACGGAGGTGGAGGTCTTCAGGTGCAGGGTGCACTGGCCGTTGGCCGCCTTGCGCAGGCACGGATACACCCGGCCCTCGTAGGGGAGGTGGATGGAATCGTTCGCGACGATCAGGAAGAAGACCAGCTCCCGTCCACCCGGGAGGGTTCCCAGGTCCGCCGTCTGGCCATCATCGGCCAGGAAGAAGACCGGATGGCCCAGGCCCCGGTTGTTGTTGGCGGCGTGGGCGGGCTCCAACAGGTTGGGGATGCGCGCGAAGAGCCCGTTGTCCGAGTAGCCGGTGCGAGGGAGCGCGGGCGTGTTGCTCCCCACCACGTCGATTCTCACGTTGGGGTGGCTGCCAGGGCGGGCATCCTGCAGGAGCACGCCTGACGCGAAGGCGCTGGTGCAGGACTCGTTAAGTGCCAGCTCGGGCTGGCTGTACGTGAAGCCTCCCGAGGTGAAGGTGCGGCTACAGCGCCGGGTCGTCCCCACGTAGGGACGCGCCTGGGAGCCCGTGGGCGGGGCCAGGTTGTAGAGATCCTCGTGCAGGTCCGTGATGCCATTGCCGTTGAGATCCAGCAGGTTGCCATTCACGTCGAGGTAGCCCCGTGACTTGAGGTCATCCACGTAGAGGTACCCCAGCGAGGGGCTCGTGCCAGAGGCGTCATGCACGTACGTGGCGGTCACCCGCTGGGACACGGGAAGCACGATGTATTCCGCGGACGTGAGCGCCAGGTGCGGGTTGGCGACAAGCGTCTGCTGTGGCGTGAGCGCCATCTGTTCGAGGAACTGGAAGGACTCGGCCGAGAAGGGCGGCTCGTAGTCGGCCTCCAGGTCGGTGTCGTAACAACTGAGCGGCAGAGCGGCGCTGGCCGGCCCTGGCAGGGCCATGGAGAGCAGGACGCTCCCGGCCATCAGATACGGGATGTGAAGAAAACGCGGACGCATGGATAGAATCCTCGGCAGACGGTGGCTGCCTGGAAAGGTCGTGTGAGATGTCAGCGCAATACGATCAGATTGGCGTGAAGGTCGCGGACTGGGATGTCCTGCCAGTCCGCTCGGAGTACATCGAAGGTCATACCTACTTCAAAGCGCTTGGCTCCGTGAAGGGACAGGCCGTCCTGGATCTGGCGTGTGGCGACGGGTTGTACACGCGGCAGCTCCAGGCACGAGGCGCGAACCGTGTGGTCGGAGTGGACATCTCGGAGGAGATGATTCGCGTTGCCCGGGAGACCGAGGCAGCTCAGTCACTGGGAATCGAGTACCACGTGTCGGACGTGGCCGACATGGCCCCGCTGGGTGTCTTTGATTGCGTGACGGCCGTCTATCTCTTGCATTACGCGCACTCGCCCGAACACCTGCTGCGCATGTGCCGGAACATCCATGCCCATCTGAAGCCCGGGGGCCGCTTCGTCACCTACACGTTCAACCCCGGGTTCAGCGCGAAGGGGCCCAACAGCACCCGCTATGGCATCACGATGTTGGACTTTCCGGAGTCCC
Above is a window of Corallococcus caeni DNA encoding:
- a CDS encoding ArsR/SmtB family transcription factor, whose protein sequence is MHAFDVLGDPVRRRILELLAEGEHASGEVVAVVQREFGITQSAVSQHLKVLRDNGFATVRVDGARRLYAVDAAPLAEVDAWLNRFRAFWTPKLDALATEVARGKKKRGD
- a CDS encoding OmpA family protein, which codes for MKLKAFCIAVSLLAVPGVAAAQSPFDSLKKAAGDASKSTVEKRVNTKLTDEGRKNQCSFKTGTAELAPGCDAKLKKLTNALVDAKKQLVAAGVKSYKFEVSGHTDSTGDAAKNKSLSEQRAETIVKELVARGIPRGEITAVGYGSERPLVKPDNTEAKRAQNRRYELQVRL
- a CDS encoding methyl-accepting chemotaxis protein; its protein translation is MRIQLSEAAVSARSQQLFAAQCLALGRRTDRTFVVLMALQWLGGIVAAVYLSPRAWEGLQSTVHSHVVAAVGLGFLLGSLPVVLALTRPGRESTRHVIAVGQALMSALLIHLMGGRIETHFHIFGSLALLSIYRDWKVLLTFSGVVALDHFLRGMFWPESIFGMHAQESWRWMEHTAWVVFEDIFLIASCVQGERDLRAAAEREAQLELSRSAVEEQVVRPLMGSTDALRDSVRTLTESTGEQRQEIARQARALDETRVTAEQIRQTSLVASAQAARVLEATQQAGDVGAAVEEAITRSVEGLADLRAQTTDLSERIQGLAAYTERIAGITRTVQDLADQSNVLAINAAIEAARAGDVGRGFAVVAREIRGLASQSVAATQQVRAVLDETRSRIQGVVDLTRQGGERMGRGIETIRASGERLGMLSGLVKGNADAVRQISASVSQQSAGVSQIFTAVSDLTALMQASVARVEATHTAADRLQQVTTQVHGVIALYQDRT
- a CDS encoding tetratricopeptide repeat protein, with the translated sequence MHRILLSLFLSLTLGCASTTAGTRSASPSHTAQAAPAEHGRLLSLKEILQRMEASSVKYQLGEKDSPPDGWADTLWPQRVEPLPYARVVREGDSAMLAPPYDDPESERLIAEAEPHFQANRFDEAAKLYARATEACPKCVNAWIFRGDAALFAGKPEEALGHYRKAAELNPDDYRGHFFLGHTLARLGRRAEAREAFASALVLNPRLTTLRKLLASTPRFGLVITPDVVVPRGMAERTETGVAVYYDGHYGTAWLAFASCKALWLGEPSHRKEMTGSDSDTQFTSTEELECLNATLTGYEVAKQQKDADTTTPDKGLERLGQIAEAGMADMLVLFELASRVHPQATLTMSDDVRQRLRAYVLEYVLLERD
- a CDS encoding proprotein convertase P-domain-containing protein encodes the protein MNSRLRRFLSFSSVPLLLSCGAAAVSDTPAAALAVQTQELASGTPAGNGVVLFLNDWTTTYAVLDTQVPLNAQAAQSIITWRNGPDGLAHTGDDRRFVSIEQVDDLLYVGPAALSALETYARGTGRVELPVDGWVGTFHGVSFNVAEARRALAVVNTQSAAALQATYNVPAAAANAMVAARPFYDILKLGRLPGVDATALQNLKTATQQGAEGDPCTGAATCGPALECEGIPYDNSSPYGRCVTAVSTPGDGASCSRFVPCQDGLACHGLDSGATEGWCRPAWMSGEFTAYADLTLQGNTTPQTSTQPVVGLATVPEDITVELDLAHNNPSRLVLTLEDPGGETALLWDGPNEGTPPKRIPVTRGIPRDGSVNGLWKLHVVNPSGVGNGKLREWKLKLTSRWD
- a CDS encoding WD40/YVTN/BNR-like repeat-containing protein, with amino-acid sequence MSTFRRSFLALFLGVSVGAVLAVACNSPTGCEGCVNERGVCLRGTQDSACGSFGEACVACGDGTVCMEGACAQEVPDAGAEVDAGTDAGTDLDAGTDLDAGSAPDAGTDVDAGTTTGFRLVPSTTTATLRDVAVVSPTEAYAVGFRGTVLRWNGSQWSAAGSPTSEDLYSVTLAEGGGWAVGAGGTFLSLTNGTWSVYGSSPTAALLTGVSAVSARSAMAVGKEGDQRQALVWDGSQWTKFATGASHPYTTVSDVFMLADGTAFAAQDSMIMRWKDTDWEQLTTPTTTILQGVWASSAKEAFAVGSSGVLMRWTSTSGRVMEQRAPFPFLHGVWGSSPSDVWAVGSSGVIMHWNGDGWTQVASPTTQELFGVSGTGPDDVWIVGAGGTLLHGP
- a CDS encoding DUF4114 domain-containing protein, whose product is MRPRFLHIPYLMAGSVLLSMALPGPASAALPLSCYDTDLEADYEPPFSAESFQFLEQMALTPQQTLVANPHLALTSAEYIVLPVSQRVTATYVHDASGTSPSLGYLYVDDLKSRGYLDVNGNLLDLNGNGITDLHEDLYNLAPPTGSQARPYVGTTRRCSRTFTSGGFTYSQPELALNESCTSAFASGVLLQDARPGSHPNVRIDVVGSNTPALPRTGYSDNGLFARIPNLLEPAHAANNNRGLGHPVFFLADDGQTADLGTLPGGRELVFFLIVANDSIHLPYEGRVYPCLRKAANGQCTLHLKTSTSVFFSKSKWNLDQDPVGQMPVATRNIGCASSEYCDPWAPHPLDGACAVASTGQNLCGWLEDEALARLGTAPYGNTSLPMEASTVAVSGNGNMPHVSLGAPSSTPQNWLLAFEELTGGGDRDFNDAVFQFRGEASSEVRSRVLFPSPISPDPACAISHMRLRKDDVLGAGCDSSAAISYAVATDCHVCTSGSCSINFTPTWHPVTFAAGAQEAIIDVSSTPGSKPCWMARMSGISQACLPSISNVDVGYVFVPVSP
- a CDS encoding class I SAM-dependent methyltransferase, which produces MSAQYDQIGVKVADWDVLPVRSEYIEGHTYFKALGSVKGQAVLDLACGDGLYTRQLQARGANRVVGVDISEEMIRVARETEAAQSLGIEYHVSDVADMAPLGVFDCVTAVYLLHYAHSPEHLLRMCRNIHAHLKPGGRFVTYTFNPGFSAKGPNSTRYGITMLDFPESPLEGQAISAELHTKTPFTIHFSHWSQDTYEHALREAGFRDLEWMRPECSAEGLARYGQEFWQDYLDNPHAVALRCER
- a CDS encoding SRPBCC family protein, with the protein product MLHKLIGAEFRACVERDHEGKPAHVVVAQRVYPTDVEDLWDAVTNPERIPRWFMPIEGQLQQGGRYQLKGNAGGTITRCDRPTAFDLTWEMNGGMSWVTVRLAPEGKGTRLTLEHIVHAADVEQFWSQFGPGATGVGWDLGFLGLGQYLETGRDVAAEAAASWVASDEAKAFMRSSARSWADAHVAAGEAPDVARGMAERTAAFYTGG